A window of Bradyrhizobium sp. AZCC 1719 genomic DNA:
GTGAGCACCGCGTGATGGCCTTGACCGCGCGCGGCTCTTTCTGCGGAGGGAATGACGTCAAGCGTGTCGGATCCTGATCGCTCGTCCCCACCGGCGTCACGCGCCGGCTCGCAGCTTCGCTTTCAATTCCGCAAGCACGCCGAATTGAAGTCGGGACAGTGGTGCCTCTTGGCGCCGCTTCAACCCGGCAACGAAATTAAATTCGCAATGTTCCGCAGAAAGGCATGTTTGAAATCGCACGGAACCAGGCGGAAAAGTTCCAGCGCCCGCGATCGCTTTCGGCCTAGTTCTTTCGAACGACCGCCAGCATCGCGTGACTGTCGCCGGCTATTTCCCATCGGGAATGGGATGCCGCCTTGCCAGTTCGTCGAGCGGCAGATGCGCTTCCTCGTCGCTCAGCGCAAAACGCACGATGACATCCTGACGCCCGACCTGCCCCCAAAGCCCATCCGATGACCATTTCTGTGGCGCAGGCCCTCGCAGGCCTTCCACCCAGACAAAGTACCATTCCGTCATCGCAGCACCTCTTGGGTCTTCGATCAGGTCTCTTCGATCAGGTCTTGGAGATCAGCTCTTGGACCGGAACCAGATGCATCGTGGCCTCGTTGGAATGATATCGCCTCATACGCATCCTGACAGAAGGATTTCGCCATGGAGATCAAGAATTTCAAGGACATGTACATTGCCGAACTGCAGGAACTGGTGAGCGTCGAGGACCAACTTGCGGAAGCACTGCTGCGGATGGCGGCGGCGGCAGCCCACCCGGCACTCAAGGACGCGCTGGTGGACCATCACGCGGAGACGGTCACGCAGAAGGGCCGCCTTGTAGCCATCCTTCGCCAGCATGGCGCAGACCCGGCGGCGCATGTCGACCAGGCCATGGAGGCGCTCATCCGTGAGACCCGGAAGATGCTCAGCATGCTGGAGGGCGACGACCTTCGCGATGCCGGCCTGATCGCATCCGCCCAGAAGCTCGAGCACTATGAAATCGCCGCCTACGGCTCGGCAGCCGCGCTGGCGGGGCAGTTGGAATTGCGCAACGACCAGGCGACGCTGCACGAGAGCCTGATGGAAGAAAAAGAGATCGATGCGCTGCTCACCGATATCGCCAAGGGTGAGGTCAATCCGGATGCGCTGGCGGCGTGACTTCGGCGTGACTTCGGGGCTGCTGGCGCTCGCAAGAGGTGCAGCGTCCGTGCATGTGACGCTGCCGCTCAGGACGGGGGACACGCGCTGACAGTGTCTTCGCGACGATCTTCGGGCGCGATCTTCAGCGTGTTCGGGATTTAGGCCCGCTGCTCTTGATGTCGGATTTCTTGGTTTCGGATTTCTTGGTTTCGGATTCAACTGTCAAACAGCGAGAGGGTGTGCGTCCGCGTTCTCGCGGCGTGAAGCGCCCGAGCTTTGCTTGAACGTCCGCCCTCCATCGAAACAAGGGCGCAGGGAAAGCCGGGTGCACGCTGCACCCGAGGTCTCGTGTGCTGTTTGCGCATAAGGAAATGCACACGAGCATACAGGGCAGCGGAGGCATTCCGGCTTTCCCTGCGCGATGGTTTACGGCTTACTTCGTGCTCTCCCCGGAGAACGGCTCTTTTGCCTCCGTCGCCGGCGGGACACTTCCCGCCAACTTAACGCCAGCACCGCGGCGCCCGAACCACACGACTTCGCCGTCCGCTTCAGGCGCCGACGTCAGCTAGCGCCATTCACGTCCACCGCATCTCACCGCGCGTTCGTGACGTGGCCAACGCCCCTTGGGTGGGTGAGACGGGCGGAGTTATGCCGGTGATTTGGGTTGCAAGTGAAGCGGAATATTTTTAGTCACCGGACTTGACACGACTTCTGAAAATCAGAAGTGATTTGCCTCGTCGTGCCAATTGGTCGCACTCGCGCGCAGCAATGCTACGCGTGCGGCAGAAGGCGGGACGTCTCGAATCGAACAAACAGACTCACTTTCGATCTTCGCCCTCGCGACGCTCCTTGAAATGCGGACTGGCGGCCTCGTCGTGACCGCTTCGGCTGCTGAAGAACATCAGCGCCATCAGGCCGCATCCGATCAGGAGCGAGAAGAACGTGCCAAGGCCAAGCGCAATCCAGCCGTGCGTGCTCATCGGAACGTCGCTGCTTGCGTTCCAGACGTAAGCTGCCCACACGCCGGTGAGGACAAGCAGAGCAGCAAGCACAATGAGCAGGACGATTTGCCCCGAGCCAATCTTGGCTCTTTCC
This region includes:
- a CDS encoding YciE/YciF ferroxidase family protein; the protein is MEIKNFKDMYIAELQELVSVEDQLAEALLRMAAAAAHPALKDALVDHHAETVTQKGRLVAILRQHGADPAAHVDQAMEALIRETRKMLSMLEGDDLRDAGLIASAQKLEHYEIAAYGSAAALAGQLELRNDQATLHESLMEEKEIDALLTDIAKGEVNPDALAA